In one Desulfobulbaceae bacterium genomic region, the following are encoded:
- a CDS encoding TusE/DsrC/DsvC family sulfur relay protein: MATIDHEGKSYNVDEDGFLTKGMEEWDNGWVEYVRSVEGIGELTDEHRKVIDTLQEYYKKNGIAPMVRILSKTTGFPLKRIYELFPSGPGKGACKMAGLPKPTGCV, translated from the coding sequence ATGGCTACAATAGATCATGAAGGAAAATCCTATAATGTTGACGAGGACGGCTTCCTAACCAAAGGTATGGAAGAGTGGGATAACGGTTGGGTTGAGTATGTTCGTAGCGTCGAAGGTATTGGCGAACTGACAGACGAGCACAGAAAAGTTATCGATACTCTCCAAGAGTACTATAAGAAAAATGGTATCGCCCCAATGGTACGTATTCTTTCTAAAACTACAGGCTTCCCACTTAAAAGAATTTACGAGCTTTTCCCATCAGGACCAGGAAAAGGAGCATGTAAAATGGCTGGCCTTCCAAAGCCTACCGGTTGTGTATAA